A section of the Parasteatoda tepidariorum isolate YZ-2023 chromosome 6, CAS_Ptep_4.0, whole genome shotgun sequence genome encodes:
- the LOC107456105 gene encoding uncharacterized protein — MNQLNDTFVHIYLTTSDSYYLGLAGGAFHAIQAINARPKKLSSAKTKEPPPESNPQTPTTTDDQMKETEPAAEAEILPPEPMESEMTTNPTESTKPEQPAPTDITDSIPTEQQDKLEPTAHQEIESQVEDNTEPPEKKRKNPPPQPSESMDIPSVNNNPDPVVTPAAQPAEETTDLETAKYQQKS, encoded by the coding sequence ATGAACCAACTAAATGATACCTTTGTACATATATACTTAACAACGAGTGATTCTTACTACCTGGGACTCGCCGGTGGAGCCTTCCATGCCATTCAAGCCATTAATGCCAGACCGAAGAAGCTCTCTTCCGCAAAGACTAAGGAGCCCCCACCTGAGAGTAACCCGCAAACTCCCACCACTACAGATGACCAGATGAAGGAAACAGAGCCAGCAGCCGAGGCAGAAATCCTACCACCAGAGCCAATGGAATCTGAAATGACTACTAATCCTACAGAGTCAACAAAGCCAGAGCAGCCAGCTCCAACTGATATCACTGATAGTATTCCCACAGAACAACAGGATAAGCTTGAGCCAACAGCTCATCAAGAAATAGAATCACAGGTAGAGGATAACACCGAACCTCcagaaaagaaaaggaagaatCCTCCTCCCCAACCATCAGAAAGCATGGATATTCCATCCGTTAACAATAACCCGGATCCTGTCGTCACACCTGCAGCCCAACCAGCAGAAGAAACCACAGACTTGGAAACTGCAAAATATCAGCAGAAATcttaa